In the genome of Desulfurobacterium pacificum, one region contains:
- a CDS encoding metallophosphoesterase, with protein sequence MKIAIVSDSHDNLEKIKRFTEIVNKESVDLVIHCGDFVSPFSIKLLLSELKCDFYGVFGNNDGEIAGLISVSGGLIEKPPALKVIDNKKFAIMHEPLFVESLAKSGDFDYILYGHTHEIDTRVINGCQVINPGELCGYLTGKSTFAILDTLQNVIEVREV encoded by the coding sequence ATGAAAATAGCAATCGTTTCTGATTCCCACGACAATTTAGAGAAAATCAAGCGCTTCACTGAGATTGTGAATAAAGAATCCGTTGACCTCGTAATCCACTGCGGAGATTTTGTCTCTCCGTTTTCCATTAAGCTTCTGCTGTCAGAATTAAAGTGCGATTTTTACGGGGTTTTCGGCAACAACGACGGAGAAATTGCAGGACTTATCTCCGTTTCCGGTGGACTTATAGAGAAACCACCCGCTTTAAAGGTCATAGACAACAAAAAATTCGCCATAATGCATGAACCTTTATTCGTTGAAAGCCTCGCTAAATCGGGCGACTTTGACTACATCCTCTACGGGCATACTCACGAAATAGATACGAGAGTGATAAACGGCTGCCAGGTTATAAATCCAGGAGAGTTGTGCGGTTATTTAACGGGAAAATCCACGTTTGCTATACTTGATACTTTACAAAACGTAATTGAGGTGAGAGAGGTTTAA
- the topA gene encoding type I DNA topoisomerase: MGKKLLIVESPAKAKTIQRYLGKDFIVKASMGHVIDLPEKEFGVDIEKDFKPKYVTIKGKDKILKEIKKTAKEAEAVYLATDPDREGEAISWHIANALKRLKKDGIYRVRFHEITKKAIAEAVKNPDKIDENKVNAQQARRILDRIVGYTISPLLSKRFKKALSAGRVQSAALRLICDREEEIRKFVPKEYWTVEATFEKEKSEFPAKLYAVDGKKLDKFSIENEKQAKELVERAKSAAFTVTRVEKKERRRKPYPPFITSTLQQEASKRFGFPAKMTMQIAQQLYEGIDLGSERVGLITYMRTDSTRVSDEAVKEARKFIKEAFGKESLPSKARVYETKSASAQDAHEAIRPTSVFRTPESVKKYLTPEQFKLYDLIWRRFVASQMKDAVFNTVSTDIEGNGLTFRATGSTLKDEGFLKVYPVEVEEKLLPPLEKGNSVNLKEVKGVQHFTEPPPRFTEGTLVKALEEEGIGRPSTYATIISNIIQRGYVDKEKQKLKPTELGEFINSILKKLFPRIVDIKFTASIEEELDKIEEGKKDWKELLKEFYFGEFKKVLENAEKELKNIKGEEIGRICPECGAPLLKIHGRYGAFIACSNYPECKYKESLKEKEEKTGEKCPKCGGELVIKKGRFGRFIACSNYPECKYTAPITYGKCPKCGEGEIVERRSKKGRIFYGCSRYPNCDYVSNKPPEGAKK, translated from the coding sequence ATGGGAAAAAAACTCCTTATCGTAGAGTCACCTGCCAAAGCCAAAACGATTCAAAGATACTTAGGCAAAGACTTCATAGTCAAAGCGTCTATGGGACACGTAATTGACCTGCCAGAAAAAGAGTTCGGCGTTGACATAGAAAAAGACTTTAAACCAAAATACGTAACGATAAAAGGAAAGGACAAAATACTCAAAGAGATAAAGAAAACGGCAAAAGAAGCAGAAGCCGTTTACCTTGCAACAGACCCGGATAGAGAAGGAGAAGCGATAAGCTGGCACATAGCCAACGCCCTTAAAAGGTTGAAAAAAGACGGCATATATAGAGTCCGCTTTCACGAAATAACGAAAAAAGCTATAGCTGAAGCCGTTAAAAACCCGGATAAAATAGACGAAAACAAAGTAAACGCCCAGCAGGCACGCAGAATATTGGACAGAATCGTCGGCTACACGATTTCTCCTCTCCTCTCAAAAAGGTTCAAAAAAGCTCTCTCAGCAGGTAGAGTTCAGTCAGCAGCGCTAAGGCTCATCTGCGACAGAGAAGAAGAAATCAGAAAGTTCGTTCCAAAAGAATACTGGACCGTTGAAGCCACATTTGAAAAGGAAAAGAGCGAGTTCCCGGCAAAACTCTACGCCGTTGACGGCAAAAAGTTAGACAAGTTCTCAATAGAAAACGAAAAACAGGCTAAAGAGTTAGTTGAAAGGGCAAAATCCGCAGCGTTCACAGTTACCCGCGTTGAAAAAAAGGAAAGGCGCAGAAAACCCTATCCGCCTTTTATCACCTCAACGCTCCAGCAGGAAGCTTCAAAACGGTTCGGATTTCCAGCAAAAATGACCATGCAGATAGCCCAGCAACTCTACGAAGGTATAGACTTAGGAAGCGAAAGGGTAGGTTTAATTACCTACATGAGAACGGACTCAACGAGAGTGTCGGACGAAGCAGTTAAAGAAGCAAGAAAGTTCATAAAAGAAGCGTTCGGCAAAGAATCCTTGCCTTCAAAAGCAAGAGTTTACGAAACAAAAAGCGCCAGCGCACAGGACGCCCACGAAGCGATAAGACCAACTTCCGTTTTCAGAACGCCAGAAAGCGTAAAGAAGTACTTAACGCCAGAACAATTCAAGCTCTACGACCTAATCTGGCGCAGATTTGTAGCTTCACAGATGAAAGACGCCGTTTTCAACACCGTATCTACAGACATAGAAGGCAACGGTCTTACCTTCAGAGCAACCGGAAGCACGCTAAAAGATGAAGGCTTCCTTAAGGTTTATCCGGTAGAAGTAGAAGAAAAGCTCCTGCCGCCGCTGGAAAAAGGCAATTCAGTTAACCTCAAAGAAGTTAAAGGCGTTCAGCACTTTACAGAACCGCCCCCAAGGTTCACAGAAGGAACGTTAGTAAAGGCGTTAGAAGAGGAAGGAATCGGCAGACCATCAACTTATGCCACAATCATCTCAAACATCATCCAAAGAGGCTACGTTGACAAAGAAAAGCAGAAGCTAAAACCGACAGAATTAGGCGAGTTCATCAACTCCATACTTAAAAAGCTGTTCCCAAGAATAGTTGACATAAAGTTTACCGCCTCCATTGAGGAAGAGCTGGACAAAATAGAAGAAGGAAAAAAAGACTGGAAAGAACTGCTGAAAGAGTTCTACTTCGGAGAGTTTAAGAAAGTTTTAGAAAATGCAGAAAAAGAGCTTAAAAACATAAAGGGCGAAGAAATAGGAAGAATTTGCCCCGAATGTGGCGCTCCGCTTTTAAAAATTCACGGGCGCTACGGAGCGTTTATAGCCTGTTCAAACTACCCAGAGTGCAAGTACAAAGAAAGCCTAAAAGAAAAAGAGGAAAAGACAGGAGAAAAGTGTCCTAAGTGCGGCGGTGAACTGGTGATAAAGAAAGGAAGGTTTGGAAGGTTTATAGCCTGTTCCAACTATCCAGAATGTAAGTACACTGCCCCCATCACTTATGGAAAGTGCCCAAAGTGTGGCGAAGGAGAAATAGTAGAAAGGAGAAGCAAAAAAGGTAGAATATTCTACGGCTGCAGCAGGTATCCGAACTGCGACTACGTTTCAAACAAACCGCCAGAGGGAGCGAAGAAATGA
- a CDS encoding carbonic anhydrase yields the protein MEAVKVIEKLLLRDCAVKEEPSHHDCCIVTTSSIVWRLSSLFPESYIIANSAVQAFPNLTSIYYAVKELSVPLVAIAGSSALDLEKFVSFEFQASEVEFKLLKKIYEENSDIIVSLYEEDEKSRKAALMEINIDVQIEKLLSIPELSEKIEKKELLLCGFVLDEACVYGERSGFYLINLNGLKDPEEIRNSDLLSSIPESLKERKIKRIHLQF from the coding sequence ATGGAAGCAGTAAAAGTAATAGAAAAGTTACTGCTGAGGGATTGCGCAGTAAAGGAAGAACCTTCTCACCACGATTGCTGCATAGTAACAACGTCTTCTATCGTCTGGAGATTATCTTCTCTATTTCCCGAAAGCTATATCATCGCAAACTCTGCCGTTCAGGCGTTCCCGAACCTGACATCAATCTACTACGCCGTCAAAGAGCTTTCCGTTCCTTTAGTGGCAATTGCAGGTTCCTCCGCACTTGACCTTGAGAAGTTCGTTTCCTTTGAGTTTCAGGCATCTGAAGTGGAGTTTAAACTACTAAAGAAAATCTACGAAGAAAACTCCGACATAATAGTTTCACTCTACGAAGAGGACGAAAAGAGCCGAAAAGCAGCCTTAATGGAAATAAACATAGACGTCCAGATAGAAAAACTCCTCTCCATCCCCGAACTTTCAGAAAAAATAGAAAAGAAAGAACTGCTGCTGTGCGGTTTCGTTTTAGATGAAGCCTGCGTTTACGGAGAAAGAAGCGGTTTCTACCTGATAAACCTTAACGGTCTCAAAGACCCGGAAGAGATAAGAAACAGCGACCTGCTTTCCAGCATTCCAGAATCATTAAAGGAAAGAAAGATAAAAAGAATTCACCTGCAGTTTTAA